A window of Halobacillus naozhouensis genomic DNA:
CAGGAAAACGATTATCCCCTTTTTAAAAAAGCATGTAGGAACAGGAAGTAAAGTAGCCGATCTAGGGTGCGGAGACGGATATGGATCTTATAAACTTGAGAAAGCAGGTTATGCTGTTACTGGACTGGATATCTCACAAGATATGATTGATCGTGCGAAGGCACGCTTGGAACACAAGCGGCTTCAGTTCGTACAAGGAGATCTTGCTCGTCTTCCTTTTGAAATAGAAAGCTTTGATGCGATTATGGCTATAAATAGCCTGGAATGGACAGAAGTACCTTACAAGGGCCTCGAGGAAATGAAACGGATCCTCAAACCGGGCGGACAATTATGCATCGGCATTCTTGGCCCAACCGCGATGCCAAGAATGAACAGTTACCGGCGGATCTACGGAGAAGAAGTGATATGTAACACGATGATGCCATGGGAGCTCAGGCAAATGGCTGAGGAAACAGGTTGGAAGCTTATTGATGAACATGGAGTATACAAACGTGAAGTAGAGAAAGAGGATGTGTCCCATTTTCCTGTCGAACTGCAGCAGGCACTCACGTTCATGTGGGTCTTTTTGTTTGAGAAAAAGTAAGCTTGTCGCTAGGAAAAGAAAATAGGTAGGCCGATTACGCAGCGTGGTTAACCTTAATATATAACAGGTTAACCACGCTGCGTTGGTGCTTACGTTCCCCTTTTTTAGGAACTAAATTCACAGAAAATAGGCTGGAAAGAAGACTTTCTTTTCTAGGCGGGTTTATTCGTTGACATGTGACACTGTGTCATATATAGTAGTTCTTGTTCCTAAGTGACATGGTGTCACTTTTATTTAGATTGGGGGGAGAGATAATGCCCAAACAGACGTTTTATAATTTAAAAGGGGAAAAGAGGCAAGCTCTACTAGATGCAGCAAAAAAAGAATTTTCAAGAGTCTCATTTTACGATGCCTCTATTTCTAATATCGTGAAAACGGCCAAGATTCCAAGAGGAAGTTTTTATCAATATTTTGAAGATAAAGAGGACATCTTTTTTTATTTGTTAAATGAAGATGCGAAAAGAAGACATGAGCATTTTATTACGTTTCTAAAGAAATATGATGGAGATATATTTGCTACGATGATTGCGATATTTCAAGTTTCCCTCGAGTATTCTCAAGATCAAGGTAAAAATGATTTTATAAGAAATGCCTTTTTGAATATGAATTATAAAATTGAAAATACATTTGCTAAGTTTCTTACGGATGAAACAGTTAATAATAGGTATGAAGAAATCTTTCAATTAGTAAGTACTAAAAAGTTAAATGTTTCAAGTGAAGAGGAATTATTTCATCTTCTCGAAATTATCGTAGCCGTGACTTTTCATAATCTTGTGCAAAGCTATGCAAAAGAGTTACCTATTGAGAAAGCTATCGAAAACTATACAGCTGAATTAAATTTACTTAAAAAAGGACTTTTAAGGTAATTCTAACTAATAAACACTAATACACGTTCATGCATTTTAAATCTGGTTTCCGGATTTTAATCATATGGAAAGAAGGAATAACATGGGTAACAAAAACGATCAGGCACAAGGTGAGACTGTAAATAAGGTCCCCCTTATGCTTGTCTTAATTTCAGGGGCATTTGCTGCTATATTAAATCAGACGCTTCTAGCTACGGCCTTACCACACATTATGGCTGA
This region includes:
- a CDS encoding TetR/AcrR family transcriptional regulator — translated: MPKQTFYNLKGEKRQALLDAAKKEFSRVSFYDASISNIVKTAKIPRGSFYQYFEDKEDIFFYLLNEDAKRRHEHFITFLKKYDGDIFATMIAIFQVSLEYSQDQGKNDFIRNAFLNMNYKIENTFAKFLTDETVNNRYEEIFQLVSTKKLNVSSEEELFHLLEIIVAVTFHNLVQSYAKELPIEKAIENYTAELNLLKKGLLR
- a CDS encoding class I SAM-dependent methyltransferase; the encoded protein is MTSFNWHQEAEKQWDDRVEFWNANSKNMWEEGSRKTIIPFLKKHVGTGSKVADLGCGDGYGSYKLEKAGYAVTGLDISQDMIDRAKARLEHKRLQFVQGDLARLPFEIESFDAIMAINSLEWTEVPYKGLEEMKRILKPGGQLCIGILGPTAMPRMNSYRRIYGEEVICNTMMPWELRQMAEETGWKLIDEHGVYKREVEKEDVSHFPVELQQALTFMWVFLFEKK